The Chroicocephalus ridibundus chromosome 2, bChrRid1.1, whole genome shotgun sequence genome includes a region encoding these proteins:
- the CRH gene encoding corticoliberin, giving the protein MKIPLLVSTGILLVALLPCQECRALSKSPAATHGALHQPDFFQQQQQQQQQQTLPVLLRMGEEYFLRLGNLNKRPVGSFSASSSGTSHLHPEAASASNFFRAAVPQLQQLPERSLGSPEEGEAEGEAVEREKRSEEPPISLDLTFHLLREVLEMARAEQLAQQAHSNRKLMEIIGK; this is encoded by the coding sequence ATGAAGATCCCGCTGCTGGTCTCCACGGGAATCCTGCTGGTcgccctcctgccctgccaggagtGCAGAGCTCTCAGCAAGAGCCCGGCAGCCACCCACGGGGCTCTGCACCAGCCAgatttcttccagcagcagcagcagcagcagcagcagcaaactctgCCCGTCCTGCTCCGCATGGGAGAAGAGTATTTCCTGCGCCTGGGCAACCTCAACAAGAGACCCGTTGGCTCTTTCTCCGCCTCTTCCAGCGGCACCAGCCACCTACACCCCGAAGCCGCCTCCGCCAGCAACTTTTTCCGGGCGGCGgtgccacagctgcagcagctgcccgaGCGCTCGCTGGGAAGCCCCGAGGAGGGCGAAGCCGAGGGTGAGGCCGTGGAGAGGGAGAAGCGGTCCGAGGAGCCCCCCATTTCTCTGGATCTGACTTTCCACCTCCTGCGAGAAGTCTTGGAGATGGCCCGAGCCGAGCAGTTAGCGCAGCAAGCTCACAGCAACAGGAAACTGATGGAGATAATCGGGAAATGA